In Carassius gibelio isolate Cgi1373 ecotype wild population from Czech Republic chromosome B13, carGib1.2-hapl.c, whole genome shotgun sequence, one genomic interval encodes:
- the LOC127969885 gene encoding zinc finger protein 135, protein MEETETELTCSEQDALGADFITVELDTQPIEYVVKWAEVGSKFTLTCVKKDLDEAACFPSDQMVKVEPDETFFVPYEAVYPECDDADPDWIATHEEEVGSESDFNDNTEAGNSQLCEEVDVSDICWEKEVSPARAYNCRFCGKSYSHSSSLARHLHVHSDGSSLSSSKGFGKSCDSKKSLQCNLCGVRCNGKRLLAIHKKCHKTKRLHTCNTCGKSFNHSSSLSRHRLIHKKGLDKNVRALYPTPTPAPFVTQHRFPSGHGTSKRTAEKQYQCAQCDRVFSHSAGLSKHQVAHVRQLLNSYTHDKDSLEESSDLKIRLKLCSRDKPNYYTLCKKNKHGKGGKKRLWLPNEERPYPCRICSKRFSHTASLTRHEHTHASIKCYACNVCKKTFMRLSNLKQHQQTHATGKLYKCPQCGKTFVHSSSFSRHKKVHAAMSLSVKQEDVMCEEELVIDEVASLEYESE, encoded by the coding sequence ATGGAAGAGACAGAAACAGAGCTGACCTGCTCCGAGCAGGACGCTTTAGGAGCAGACTTCATCACGGTGGAACTTGACACCCAGCCCATCGAATATGTGGTCAAGTGGGCCGAGGTGGGCTCGAAATTCACTTTAACCTGTGTAAAAAAGGATTTGGACGAGGCTGCCTGCTTCCCCTCCGATCAGATGGTCAAAGTGGAACCGGACGAGACGTTCTTTGTCCCTTACGAAGCGGTGTACCCAGAATGTGATGATGCAGATCCAGATTGGATTGCGACGCATGAGGAGGAGGTGGGCAGCGAGTCAGACTTCAACGACAACACAGAAGCGGGGAATAGCCAACTGTGCGAAGAAGTGGACGTTTCGGATATCTGCTGGGAGAAGGAAGTGTCTCCTGCTCGAGCGTATAACTGCCGCTTCTGTGGCAAGAGCTACAGCCACTCCTCCAGTCTCGCTCGGCATCTGCACGTACACTCGGACGGATCGTCCCTCTCGTCCTCTAAAGGTTTCGGCAAGTCGTGCGACAGCAAAAAGTCTCTCCAGTGCAATCTCTGCGGGGTGCGGTGCAACGGCAAGCGGCTTTTGGCGATACACAAGAAATGCCACAAAACCAAGAGACTGCACACGTGCAACACATGCGGAAAATCATTCAATCACAGCTCGAGTCTGTCGCGGCATCGGTTGATCCATAAAAAAGGCCTGGATAAGAACGTCAGAGCGTTATACCCGACTCCAACCCCAGCTCCCTTCGTAACCCAGCACAGGTTCCCATCTGGCCACGGCACGAGTAAAAGGACGGCCGAGAAGCAGTACCAGTGCGCACAATGCGACAGGGTCTTCAGCCACTCGGCGGGACTCTCCAAGCACCAGGTGGCGCACGTGAGACAGCTGCTCAACTCGTACACACACGACAAAGACTCCCTCGAAGAGTCCTCGGACCTCAAGATCCGCTTGAAGCTCTGCTCCCGCGACAAGCCCAACTACTACACGCTGTGCAAGAAGAACAAGCACGGTAAAGGGGGCAAGAAGAGGTTGTGGCTGCCCAACGAGGAGCGGCCGTACCCCTGCCGGATTTGCAGCAAACGCTTCAGCCACACGGCCAGCCTCACGCGGCACGAGCACACACACGCCAGCATCAAGTGCTACGCCTGCAACGTCTGCAAGAAGACCTTCATGCGGCTCTCCAACCTCAAGCAGCACCAGCAAACACACGCTACGGGAAAACTCTACAAGTGCCCACAGTGCGGGAAAACTTTCGTCCACTCCTCCAGCTTCTCGCGCCATAAGAAGGTCCACGCGGCGATGAGCctgtctgtgaaacaggaagaCGTTATGTGCGAAGAGGAACTGGTCATCGATGAGGTGGCCTCGCTGGAATATGAGTCCGAGTGA